A portion of the Streptococcus sp. Marseille-Q6470 genome contains these proteins:
- the yycF gene encoding response regulator YycF, whose product MKKILIVDDEKPISDIIKFNMTKEGYEVITAFNGREAIELFEAEKPDIIILDLMLPEIDGLEVAKTIRKTSSVPIIMLSAKDSEFDKVIGLELGADDYVTKPFSNRELQARVKALLRRTELVAVDNQEEDTKLQSLQIGDLEILPDAYVAKKYGEELDLTHREFELLHHLASHLGQVITREHLLETVWGYDYFGDVRTVDVTIRRLREKIEDTPSRPEYILTRRGVGYYMRNND is encoded by the coding sequence ATGAAAAAAATATTGATTGTAGATGATGAAAAACCAATCTCAGATATTATTAAGTTTAATATGACCAAGGAAGGCTATGAAGTGATTACAGCCTTTAATGGACGCGAAGCAATTGAGCTGTTCGAAGCTGAAAAACCAGATATTATTATCTTGGATTTGATGCTCCCAGAGATTGATGGTCTTGAAGTGGCTAAAACAATTCGCAAGACAAGCAGTGTTCCAATTATCATGCTTTCAGCAAAAGATAGTGAGTTTGATAAGGTTATTGGTCTTGAGCTTGGGGCGGATGATTATGTGACTAAGCCATTTTCAAATCGTGAGCTACAAGCGCGTGTTAAGGCTCTTCTTCGTCGTACGGAGTTAGTAGCAGTAGATAACCAAGAGGAAGATACTAAATTACAAAGTCTTCAAATTGGAGATTTAGAGATTCTTCCAGATGCTTATGTAGCCAAAAAATATGGAGAAGAATTGGACCTAACTCACAGAGAGTTTGAGTTGTTGCATCACTTAGCTTCTCATCTTGGTCAAGTTATTACCCGTGAACATCTCCTTGAGACTGTTTGGGGCTATGACTATTTTGGTGATGTTCGTACTGTCGATGTTACCATTAGACGTCTACGTGAGAAGATTGAAGATACACCAAGTAGACCTGAATATATCTTAACTCGTCGTGGTGTGGGTTATTATATGAGAAATAATGATTGA
- the mutY gene encoding A/G-specific adenine glycosylase, with amino-acid sequence MLDLEKYGVTMWEEEKILSFRQKLLAWYDENRRDLPWRRSKNPYHIWVSEIMLQQTRVDTVIPYYERFLERFPIVESLATAPEEDLLKAWEGLGYYSRVRNMQAAAQQIMNEFNGEFPSTYEGISSLKGIGPYTAGAISSIAFNLPQPAVDGNVMRVLARLFEVNHDIGNPSNRKIFQAMMEILIDPNRPGDFNQALMDLGSDIEAPVNPRPQDSPIKEFSAAYQHGTMDRYPIKAPKKKPVPIYLNALVVQNAKGQFLLEKNESEKLLAGFWHFPLIEVDEFSKDEEELNLFNQVSEASLQFGPSPQDSFEQDYDLEVDWQDTHFEEVKHVFSHRKWHVRILSGQVVDSKEYCDKEVVWLTPEEFDLYPLAKPQQKIWQEYSKRC; translated from the coding sequence ATGTTAGATTTGGAGAAATACGGTGTGACCATGTGGGAAGAGGAGAAAATTCTCTCTTTCCGTCAAAAACTGTTAGCCTGGTATGATGAAAATAGACGAGATTTACCTTGGAGAAGAAGCAAAAATCCTTACCATATCTGGGTATCTGAAATCATGTTGCAGCAGACAAGAGTTGATACAGTTATTCCCTATTACGAACGTTTTTTAGAAAGATTTCCAATTGTAGAGAGTTTAGCAACTGCACCTGAAGAAGACTTATTAAAGGCGTGGGAAGGTCTCGGATATTATTCGCGTGTTCGCAATATGCAAGCAGCAGCTCAGCAGATTATGAACGAATTTAATGGAGAGTTTCCATCAACTTACGAAGGTATTTCAAGTTTGAAGGGGATTGGTCCTTATACGGCGGGTGCTATTTCAAGTATTGCCTTTAATCTTCCACAACCTGCAGTAGATGGGAATGTCATGCGTGTTTTAGCTCGCCTTTTTGAAGTGAATCATGATATTGGAAATCCTTCAAATCGCAAGATATTTCAAGCAATGATGGAAATCTTAATTGATCCAAATCGTCCAGGTGATTTTAATCAGGCTTTGATGGATTTAGGTTCTGATATTGAAGCGCCGGTCAATCCTAGGCCTCAAGATAGTCCAATTAAGGAATTTAGCGCAGCTTATCAGCACGGGACTATGGATCGCTATCCCATTAAAGCGCCAAAGAAAAAGCCCGTTCCCATTTATCTAAATGCCTTAGTTGTTCAAAATGCTAAAGGACAGTTTTTACTAGAAAAGAATGAAAGTGAAAAGTTACTCGCTGGATTTTGGCATTTCCCCTTGATTGAGGTAGATGAATTTTCAAAAGACGAAGAAGAGTTAAATCTCTTTAATCAGGTTTCCGAAGCATCACTGCAATTCGGTCCATCACCTCAAGACAGTTTTGAGCAGGATTATGATTTAGAGGTTGACTGGCAGGATACTCATTTTGAAGAAGTGAAACATGTCTTTAGCCATCGAAAGTGGCATGTACGAATCCTATCCGGGCAAGTAGTTGATAGCAAAGAATATTGTGATAAAGAGGTAGTTTGGTTAACTCCTGAAGAGTTTGACCTCTACCCACTTGCAAAACCTCAGCAAAAAATTTGGCAAGAGTATTCAAAAAGATGCTGA